One Planctomicrobium piriforme DNA segment encodes these proteins:
- the bioB gene encoding biotin synthase BioB, which yields MLTIDTEISGSSSRWQELGRRVLTGDALTIEEAREILQSPDEQLLDLLAATYAVRRAHFGHIVHLYYLKNAKSGLCPEDCGYCSQSVVSDAPIERYSIANERVLMEGAKSARDSQARTYCIVASGRGPSNREVEHVCNVVKKIKQEYGLHICACLGLLKPEQAQKLADAGVDRINHNLNTSRRYYQEICTTHTYQDRLDTLKVAHEAGMELCSGLIVGMGEEQQDILDAVFELRGLDVKSIPVNFLQAIDGTPLAQKDELDPRYCLKVLCVLRMAHPSVEIRIAGGREVNLRSMQAMGLYAANSMFVSDYLTTKGQSAEEDFAMVKDLGFEIVIGGHEGADDSAGLA from the coding sequence ATGCTCACAATCGATACCGAGATTTCTGGAAGTTCATCCCGCTGGCAGGAACTGGGACGCCGCGTCCTGACAGGCGACGCGCTGACCATCGAAGAAGCCCGTGAGATTCTGCAGTCGCCGGATGAGCAACTGCTGGATCTGCTGGCGGCGACGTATGCCGTGCGGCGGGCACACTTCGGACACATCGTCCATCTATATTACCTCAAAAACGCCAAGAGTGGATTGTGCCCTGAAGACTGCGGGTACTGCTCGCAGTCAGTCGTCTCTGACGCCCCCATCGAACGTTATTCGATTGCCAACGAACGGGTGCTGATGGAGGGCGCCAAGAGTGCCCGTGACAGCCAGGCGAGAACCTACTGCATCGTTGCCAGCGGACGCGGACCTTCGAACCGCGAAGTCGAACACGTCTGCAACGTCGTCAAGAAGATCAAGCAGGAGTACGGGCTGCACATCTGTGCGTGCCTGGGGCTGCTCAAGCCGGAACAGGCTCAAAAACTGGCCGACGCGGGCGTCGACCGAATCAATCACAACCTGAATACCTCGCGGCGGTATTATCAGGAAATCTGCACGACGCACACCTATCAGGATCGGCTCGACACACTGAAAGTGGCGCACGAAGCCGGTATGGAGCTGTGCAGCGGCTTGATTGTGGGGATGGGTGAAGAGCAGCAGGACATTCTGGACGCCGTGTTCGAACTCCGCGGCCTGGACGTGAAGTCGATTCCGGTCAACTTCCTGCAGGCGATCGACGGCACGCCGCTCGCCCAGAAGGACGAACTCGATCCGCGATATTGCCTGAAAGTTCTCTGCGTGCTGCGGATGGCGCATCCAAGCGTCGAAATCCGCATTGCCGGCGGACGAGAAGTGAATCTGCGTTCGATGCAGGCAATGGGCTTGTACGCGGCGAACTCAATGTTCGTCAGCGACTATCTGACGACCAAAGGTCAGTCGGCCGAAGAGGATTTCGCAATGGTGAAAGACCTCGGCTTCGAGATCGTGATCGGCGGGCATGAGGGTGCTGACGATTCAGCCGGGTTGGCATGA
- a CDS encoding response regulator transcription factor: MAGSKIVLIEDDREIQTTLRAVLESAGYRVFSASNGAEGQKLIQAESPDLVITDMMMPRMGGFPVLEYLKTLDSAPPVIMITANEGGRHKAYAEMLGAVDYLRKPFAMDVLLDTVRRSIEASETEEAGDDAGPLRRRVPRKKKD, translated from the coding sequence ATGGCAGGCAGTAAAATCGTCCTGATCGAAGATGATCGGGAAATCCAGACGACGCTGCGCGCGGTGCTGGAATCGGCCGGGTATCGGGTCTTCTCCGCGTCCAACGGCGCTGAGGGACAGAAGCTGATTCAGGCTGAAAGCCCGGATCTGGTCATCACCGACATGATGATGCCCCGCATGGGCGGATTCCCGGTGCTGGAATACCTGAAGACGCTGGATTCCGCGCCGCCGGTGATCATGATCACGGCGAACGAAGGAGGCCGGCACAAGGCGTACGCCGAGATGTTGGGCGCGGTGGATTATCTCCGCAAGCCGTTTGCGATGGATGTGTTGCTGGACACCGTGCGACGCTCGATCGAAGCGAGCGAAACGGAAGAGGCCGGCGACGACGCAGGACCATTGCGACGTCGCGTACCTCGTAAGAAAAAAGACTGA
- the modA gene encoding molybdate ABC transporter substrate-binding protein, with product MVRLFVIIGMSLTVVVLLILSLRQPEAKSPMGEKQSEPLMVFCAASNRKVFEAVAKEYLAETGVVVEGQFGPSQTLLSSIEVSGTGDLYLPADDSYLELAREKGLVDEVTPLARMQVVVAVREGNPLKIATLADLLRADVRLTQANPDLAAVGKLTRDALTPLGKWDELNQQTDGFVSTVTEAANSVKAGAADAAIVYDAVVQATPGLEVVRIAEFEQLFADIKVGVITKTRQREAAQRFVRYLSARDRGLKTYAEFGFIPVDGGPWEGVGSP from the coding sequence ATGGTCCGGCTGTTCGTCATCATCGGAATGTCGCTGACGGTTGTCGTGCTGCTGATTCTGTCGCTGCGACAACCAGAGGCCAAATCGCCCATGGGCGAGAAACAGTCTGAGCCGTTGATGGTGTTCTGTGCAGCGAGCAATCGGAAAGTGTTCGAGGCGGTCGCCAAAGAGTATCTCGCGGAAACCGGCGTGGTCGTGGAAGGACAGTTCGGGCCGTCGCAGACGCTGCTGTCGTCCATCGAGGTCAGCGGGACGGGCGATCTGTATCTGCCTGCGGATGACAGCTATCTCGAACTCGCCCGGGAAAAGGGGCTGGTGGACGAAGTGACGCCGCTGGCCCGAATGCAGGTGGTCGTGGCGGTCCGAGAAGGAAATCCGCTCAAAATCGCGACGCTGGCAGATCTGCTGCGGGCTGACGTGCGATTGACGCAGGCGAATCCGGATCTGGCGGCGGTCGGAAAGTTGACGCGTGACGCCCTCACTCCGCTGGGGAAATGGGACGAACTGAATCAACAGACGGATGGCTTCGTTTCCACCGTGACGGAAGCGGCGAACAGCGTGAAGGCGGGCGCCGCGGATGCCGCCATCGTCTATGACGCGGTGGTCCAGGCAACGCCGGGCCTCGAAGTGGTGCGGATTGCCGAGTTTGAACAGTTGTTTGCTGACATCAAGGTGGGAGTCATCACGAAGACCCGTCAGCGCGAGGCGGCGCAGCGGTTTGTGCGATACCTGAGTGCTCGCGACCGGGGCCTGAAAACCTACGCCGAGTTCGGTTTCATTCCGGTGGACGGCGGACCGTGGGAGGGAGTCGGGTCGCCGTGA
- a CDS encoding vWA domain-containing protein, which produces MMSWIPQFFAPSAAWLFALLIPVVVVYFLKLRRDRVQISSLALWRQVINDQRVNSPFQRFKRNLLLLLQLALLTLIVLSAMQPFIPGTAGNADVLPILIDCSASMGATDESGKTRLDLAKAEIEKLIDGLLPGHQLTLISVSSTARRLTEFTDNKAVLRDALRKIQVQDLPSKIDDGLRLTQALARTQPIEHVRFYSDGNLPTRPNPVTGRPQAIVDVDLPFQLDFFQIPPVSGNLGVTAMNARRASAGKWNVFLRVDGSSVGGSEAEILLTSNGNEVGREQVVLSPGESQRLVFSVPADEPQQLQASVIPRGHDALAADNLAWLNLPAGRDIVVSCPETLPAFRHALASMEGVRLLQSGDDPANVDLLISDQAADAPKAAPLTVLVGVIPDELQAMIKVEPTPAEVIDWQRDAQLLQHVQLKDVLLSELPVKQPGAEETQMEQMGYDILASGPRGPVLLKKQSGQRETYFFLFHLDKSTLPYRVGFPVLVSNIVNEALQLSSLGELSAATTGMLPPQKLTAAGTYDIQLPDGEREVRTANEAGVLTGIAADKTGEYEIRSGGNLVEKLGASLLNSSETSLAAVDKIEFNEVSAAAQTERLQTDRPLWTQVAFAAFCLLLFEWWFFQKKPAGVPDY; this is translated from the coding sequence ATGATGTCCTGGATTCCACAATTCTTTGCACCCTCCGCGGCGTGGCTGTTTGCCCTGCTCATTCCGGTCGTCGTCGTCTACTTCCTCAAGCTGCGGCGCGACCGGGTGCAGATCTCGTCGCTCGCACTCTGGCGACAGGTCATTAACGACCAACGGGTGAACTCTCCGTTTCAACGTTTCAAACGCAATCTCCTGCTCCTCCTGCAACTGGCCCTGCTGACTCTCATTGTGTTGAGTGCGATGCAGCCATTCATTCCAGGAACCGCCGGCAATGCGGACGTGCTGCCGATTCTGATCGACTGCTCCGCCAGCATGGGGGCGACGGATGAGTCAGGCAAAACCCGACTCGATCTCGCCAAAGCGGAGATCGAAAAACTGATCGACGGCCTGCTGCCTGGTCATCAACTCACGCTGATTTCCGTCAGTTCAACCGCGCGGCGATTGACTGAGTTCACCGACAACAAGGCCGTGCTGCGGGATGCTCTGCGGAAAATTCAGGTGCAGGATCTTCCCAGCAAGATCGATGATGGCCTGCGGCTGACGCAGGCGCTCGCCAGAACACAGCCGATCGAACATGTCCGTTTCTATTCCGACGGCAATCTGCCCACCCGACCTAATCCGGTCACAGGCCGTCCGCAGGCGATTGTCGACGTCGACCTGCCGTTTCAGCTCGATTTCTTTCAGATCCCGCCGGTGTCGGGGAACCTCGGAGTGACGGCGATGAACGCCCGTCGCGCTTCCGCAGGGAAGTGGAATGTCTTTCTGCGAGTGGATGGTTCCTCTGTTGGCGGCTCCGAAGCCGAGATCCTGCTGACTTCAAACGGCAACGAAGTCGGCCGCGAACAGGTGGTTCTCAGTCCCGGTGAATCGCAACGGCTCGTGTTTTCGGTCCCGGCCGATGAGCCGCAGCAATTGCAGGCATCGGTCATTCCGCGCGGGCACGATGCCCTCGCTGCCGACAATCTGGCCTGGCTCAATCTACCTGCCGGACGCGATATCGTCGTTTCCTGTCCCGAGACGTTGCCAGCGTTTCGCCATGCCCTCGCCAGTATGGAAGGAGTGCGACTGCTCCAGTCGGGAGACGACCCCGCCAATGTCGACTTGCTCATTTCCGATCAAGCAGCCGATGCCCCGAAGGCTGCTCCGTTGACCGTCCTTGTCGGCGTCATCCCTGATGAATTGCAGGCCATGATCAAGGTCGAACCGACGCCGGCGGAAGTGATCGACTGGCAGCGGGATGCCCAACTCTTGCAGCATGTGCAGTTAAAGGATGTGCTGCTGTCGGAACTGCCGGTGAAGCAGCCGGGTGCTGAAGAAACGCAGATGGAACAGATGGGCTACGACATCCTCGCCTCAGGCCCCCGGGGTCCCGTGCTGCTCAAGAAACAGTCGGGCCAACGCGAGACCTACTTTTTCCTGTTTCATCTCGACAAGTCAACGCTCCCCTATCGGGTGGGGTTTCCCGTGCTGGTCTCGAACATCGTGAATGAAGCATTGCAGCTCTCCTCGCTGGGCGAACTGTCTGCAGCCACGACCGGGATGCTGCCGCCGCAGAAACTGACTGCGGCTGGAACTTATGACATCCAGCTGCCTGATGGAGAGCGTGAGGTGCGGACGGCCAATGAAGCAGGGGTCTTAACCGGCATTGCGGCTGACAAAACCGGCGAATACGAAATCCGTTCCGGAGGGAATCTGGTCGAGAAGCTCGGAGCGAGCCTGCTCAACTCCAGCGAGACCTCCCTGGCCGCGGTCGACAAGATTGAATTCAACGAGGTTTCCGCCGCCGCCCAAACAGAACGTCTGCAGACCGACCGACCGTTGTGGACGCAGGTCGCCTTTGCCGCCTTCTGCCTGCTGCTGTTTGAATGGTGGTTTTTCCAGAAGAAGCCCGCCGGCGTCCCTGATTACTGA
- a CDS encoding ABC transporter ATP-binding protein: protein MIELRDISLRLGAFEISGLNWSVPTGAYSVLMGQTGAGKTTLLEIICGLRRPATGSVLIHDRDVTQSAPGERQVGYVPQDLALFPTMTVRQHLEFALRLRRWTKERQIQRVNELAEWLKIGPLLERNVLNLSGGEAQRVALGRAISFYPEVVLLDEPLSALDEASRARLQTLLKELQRKTQTTFLHVTHSGDEARALADRIFVMENGRVRDEA, encoded by the coding sequence ATGATCGAACTTCGCGACATCTCGTTGAGGCTGGGAGCGTTCGAAATCAGCGGTCTCAACTGGAGCGTTCCCACAGGTGCCTACAGCGTCCTGATGGGACAGACCGGTGCAGGAAAGACTACGCTGCTCGAGATCATCTGCGGGCTGCGGCGACCGGCAACAGGGAGCGTGTTGATTCATGACAGAGACGTCACGCAGTCTGCGCCGGGAGAACGGCAGGTCGGTTATGTGCCGCAGGACCTGGCGCTGTTTCCAACGATGACCGTGCGGCAGCATCTGGAATTTGCGCTCCGGCTGCGACGCTGGACCAAAGAGCGACAGATACAACGGGTCAACGAACTCGCGGAATGGCTAAAGATTGGCCCGCTGCTGGAGAGAAACGTCCTCAATCTCAGCGGCGGCGAAGCACAACGAGTCGCGCTGGGACGCGCAATCTCATTTTATCCCGAGGTGGTGCTGCTCGATGAACCGCTCAGCGCCCTTGATGAGGCGAGCAGAGCGCGACTGCAAACCCTGCTCAAGGAACTGCAGCGAAAAACGCAGACCACGTTCTTGCATGTCACCCATAGCGGCGACGAAGCACGGGCCCTGGCGGACCGCATTTTCGTGATGGAGAACGGCCGGGTGCGGGACGAAGCCTAA
- a CDS encoding ABC transporter permease: MSGSRADIVESNDNSPPHPQPLSPAYRGEGRVSQTRSDAAFWLLLWGLGGSYVLFILLLLLADALSTSPRHFWDALQKPEIRASLLLTLKTCTLSAILSLWLALPLAYLLSRTRFAGRAVIDTLVDVPLVLPPLVLGLSLLILFHFPINGWQLETWLRNSFGLSVTYHVPAIILAQVTLATAFAVRTLRSTFDRIDPRAEEVARTLGCTRAQAFLQVCLPQAMPGMLAALIVAWARSMGEFGPILIFAGTTRLKTEVLSTTVYLELGMGSLEAAVAVSLLMVTLSVAVLLGLRLLGKWAA, translated from the coding sequence ATGAGTGGATCACGCGCGGACATCGTCGAGTCAAACGACAATTCGCCCCCTCACCCCCAGCCCCTCTCCCCGGCGTACCGGGGCGAGGGGAGAGTTTCACAGACGCGATCGGATGCCGCGTTCTGGTTACTGCTGTGGGGACTCGGCGGCAGTTATGTGCTGTTCATTCTGCTGCTACTCTTGGCGGACGCTCTTTCGACTTCGCCGCGACATTTCTGGGACGCACTGCAGAAGCCGGAGATTCGTGCTTCGCTTTTGCTGACGCTGAAAACCTGTACGCTCTCGGCCATTCTGTCGCTGTGGCTGGCGCTGCCGCTGGCGTATCTCTTGTCTCGCACCCGATTCGCGGGTCGGGCGGTGATCGACACGCTGGTGGACGTCCCGCTGGTGTTGCCGCCGCTAGTGCTGGGATTGAGTCTGTTGATTCTGTTTCACTTCCCGATCAACGGATGGCAGTTGGAAACATGGCTCAGGAATTCGTTCGGACTGAGCGTCACCTATCATGTGCCCGCCATCATTCTGGCTCAGGTGACGCTGGCGACCGCATTTGCCGTGCGGACGCTGCGCAGCACGTTTGACCGAATCGATCCTCGCGCGGAAGAAGTTGCCAGAACGCTGGGCTGCACGCGGGCTCAGGCGTTTCTGCAAGTCTGCCTGCCGCAGGCGATGCCAGGCATGCTGGCGGCGCTGATCGTTGCCTGGGCACGGTCGATGGGTGAGTTCGGCCCGATTCTGATCTTCGCAGGGACAACGCGGCTGAAGACCGAGGTGTTGTCGACCACCGTCTATCTTGAACTGGGGATGGGAAGTCTGGAAGCGGCGGTCGCAGTGTCGCTGCTGATGGTGACGCTGTCGGTCGCGGTGCTGCTGGGGCTGCGTCTGCTCGGAAAGTGGGCGGCGTGA
- a CDS encoding RtcB family protein codes for MNRKQLEKLGVPDDAVPEAIKAIQSAANQGIRGKEMQAFLQGVVANPAGYIADDHFADLARQLMQPDIPVRHAPVPYRTWGGEYIDESSHHQMREACSLPHAVGAALMPDAHVGYGLPIGGVLALEGAVCPYAVGVDIACRMKLTVLDVPVERLEDERNLPDFRNAIENGTLFGTGKSFKKRHQHDVMDQDWSVSRVTRENKDKAWSQMGTSGSGNHFVEFGTLTIAEPELGLPAGNYVSLLSHSGSRGAGHAVCSTYSAIAQKNLPRQYRDFGRLAWLDLETQAGQEYWAAMNLMGDYASANHAIIHQSVSKLLGAETLATVENHHNFAWKETHLGKEVIVHRKGATPAGEGVLGVIPGSMATPAYVVRGKGNAESFHSASHGAGRQMSRTKANSMFRFNAVRGDLKKKGITVLSAGSDEVPGVYKNIDDIMAAQQDLVDIVARFDPRIVKMCGDGSKAED; via the coding sequence ATGAACCGCAAACAACTCGAAAAACTGGGGGTTCCCGACGATGCCGTGCCCGAGGCCATCAAGGCCATTCAATCGGCCGCGAACCAGGGGATTCGCGGCAAGGAAATGCAGGCGTTCCTTCAGGGAGTCGTCGCGAACCCTGCTGGTTACATTGCCGACGATCATTTCGCGGATCTTGCCCGGCAGCTGATGCAGCCGGACATTCCCGTCCGGCATGCGCCGGTCCCCTACCGCACTTGGGGGGGCGAATACATCGACGAGTCCTCGCATCACCAGATGCGCGAGGCCTGTTCGCTGCCGCATGCCGTGGGGGCGGCCCTGATGCCTGACGCCCATGTCGGCTACGGGCTGCCGATCGGCGGCGTGCTGGCACTGGAAGGGGCGGTCTGTCCGTATGCGGTCGGCGTCGATATCGCCTGCCGGATGAAGTTGACGGTCCTTGATGTTCCGGTCGAACGCCTTGAAGACGAACGAAATCTTCCGGACTTCCGCAATGCGATAGAGAACGGAACGCTGTTCGGCACAGGCAAGTCGTTCAAGAAACGCCATCAGCATGACGTCATGGATCAGGACTGGTCGGTTTCGCGGGTGACTCGTGAAAATAAAGACAAAGCCTGGTCGCAAATGGGAACGTCCGGTTCCGGAAACCACTTTGTGGAATTTGGAACGTTGACGATCGCCGAGCCGGAACTGGGACTGCCGGCCGGAAACTACGTCTCGCTGCTGAGCCATAGCGGCAGCCGCGGCGCTGGTCATGCCGTCTGTTCCACCTACAGCGCCATTGCGCAGAAGAACCTGCCGCGTCAGTATCGCGACTTTGGCCGGCTCGCCTGGCTGGATCTGGAGACTCAGGCCGGACAGGAATACTGGGCCGCGATGAATCTGATGGGCGACTATGCCTCGGCGAATCATGCCATCATCCATCAGAGTGTGAGCAAGTTGCTGGGAGCCGAGACTTTGGCGACCGTCGAAAACCATCACAACTTTGCCTGGAAGGAAACCCATCTCGGCAAGGAAGTGATTGTCCATCGCAAGGGCGCGACTCCCGCAGGTGAAGGGGTTCTGGGAGTGATTCCGGGCTCGATGGCCACGCCGGCTTATGTCGTGCGCGGGAAGGGGAACGCCGAAAGCTTCCATTCCGCCTCGCACGGCGCCGGACGGCAGATGTCGCGGACCAAGGCGAATTCGATGTTCCGTTTCAATGCCGTCCGCGGCGACCTGAAGAAGAAAGGGATTACCGTCTTGTCCGCAGGTTCCGACGAAGTGCCCGGCGTCTACAAGAACATCGACGACATCATGGCCGCCCAGCAGGATCTCGTGGACATCGTCGCCCGTTTCGATCCCAGGATCGTCAAAATGTGCGGCGATGGGAGCAAAGCGGAAGATTAA